A region of Huiozyma naganishii CBS 8797 chromosome 12, complete genome DNA encodes the following proteins:
- the LPX1 gene encoding triglyceride lipase (similar to Saccharomyces cerevisiae YOR084W; ancestral locus Anc_5.693), which yields MENTLREYYHCTTKVVDAVRNRRAQSVLVPQTDRLQLVYDLYEFTHRDPVKPLVNLIFLHGSGMNRVVWEYYLVKLAHNAGELPWQPLKIVLLDQATHGDSAVLNEGKLGVDFDWVDGARDACQIALDEFPLELDGETVHNVVVGHSMGGFQALCCAVLCLDFFSTVIAIEPVVVAHFMPEDHRQFTVLNSKFFNALWAKMESSFETDAEYVEFMTQRSFFTKTHPVILQRLIDFERRMDHRDGTVRTKIDRRQNSLCYMTLNPCTSWLIANLKFIHVPVYSIVGGVSHWTPPANQELLTKEIHNYEKHIVEDGDHLLNLEMPDAVLMEIQKHISKFVSTLQDVQVEKLSDSQRTGRFAEQYRRFCKERISDFPLSKVAKL from the coding sequence ATGGAGAACACACTGCGGGAATACTATCACTGCACCACAAAAGTGGTCGATGCTGTGAGGAACAGGAGGGCCCAGTCCGTGTTGGTCCCGCAGACGGACAGGTTGCAGCTGGTTTACGATCTGTACGAATTCACGCACAGGGACCCTGTGAAACCGCTAGTGAATTTGATATTCTTGCACGGGAGCGGCATGAATAGAGTAGTGTGGGAGTACTATCTGGTCAAACTGGCCCATAACGCTGGGGAACTGCCTTGGCAACCCCTTAAAATAGTGCTGTTGGATCAAGCTACCCATGGGGATTCTGCCGTCTTGAACGAGGGAAAGCTCGGGGTTGATTTTGACTGGGTCGACGGCGCGAGGGATGCCTGTCAAATAGCACTCGACGAGTTCCCGTTGGAACTTGATGGGGAAACTGTACATAACGTTGTCGTGGGCCACTCGATGGGAGGGTTCCAAGCACTCTGTTGCGCGGTCCTCTGTCTCGATTTCTTCAGCACTGTGATTGCTATTGAACCCGTGGTGGTCGCTCACTTCATGCCCGAGGATCACAGACAGTTTACCGTATTGAACTCAAAATTCTTCAACGCACTCTGGGCGAAGATGGAGAGCTCTTTCGAGACGGACGCCGAATACGTCGAGTTTATGACACAGCGCAGTTTCTTTACAAAGACGCACCCTGTAATTCTTCAAAGGCTTATCGATTTCGAGAGACGGATGGACCATCGTGATGGGACCGTAAGGACAAAAATAGACCGCAGACAAAACTCACTGTGCTACATGACTTTGAATCCATGTACGTCGTGGCTGATTGCTAATCTGAAATTCATACACGTCCCAGTTTATAGTATCGTAGGTGGGGTGTCCCATTGGACCCCCCCGGCCAACCAAGAATTGCTTACGAAGGAGATACACAATTACGAAAAGCACATCGTCGAGGATGGTGACcatttgttgaatttggagATGCCAGATGCGGTGCTCATGGAAATACAGAAACATATTTCAAAGTTTGTGTCGACATTGCAAGATGTTCAAGTCGAAAAGTTATCGGACTCTCAGAGGACGGGGAGATTTGCAGAGCAATACCGAAGGTTTTGCAAGGAAAGAATATCAGACTTCCCTTTATCAAAGGTTGCCA